The genome window GGCGGCCTGGTGATGCTCGAGCGCATCACCGGACCGCTCGCCGAGCTGATCTCCGACACGGAGAAGGAGTACGAGCTGCACCCGGTCGAGCCGGGGCTGTTCGTGGTGCAGCGGCCGGGGATGAAGCTCTGGGTCCCCGTCGTGTTCTACACACTCGCCGACGGCACGCCCTACATTCACCACGGTGGCCGCGCCACCCCCAAGGTGGGCTGACGTGACCGCAATCGCCACCGCCCTGGAGGCGGGGCTGCCGGGCCTGCTGGCCGACATCGAGGAGCTGGTCCGCTCCGAGTCGCCCAGCGAGGATCTGGCCGCCGTCGCCGAATGTGCCCGGGTCGTCTCCGGGCTCGGCACCCGGCTGACCGGCGCGGCGCCCCAGTGGCTCGACGGCTCGGGGACGCCCGCTCTGCGCTGGCGCTTCGGCTCCGGCGACCGGGTTCTGCTGCTTGGCCACTTCGACACGGTGTGGCCGGTGGGCTCGTTGGCCGGGCACCCCTGCGAGGTGGCCGGGGGACGGCTGACAGGACCCGGCTGCTTCGACATGAAGGCCGGCGTGGTGCAGCTGTTCCACGCGCTGTCGGTGCTCGACGACCTGGACGGGGTGTCGGTCCTGCTCACGGGCGACGAGGAGATCGGCTCCCCGACCTCGCGCACCCTGATCGAGGCCGAGGCCCGCCGGACCCGGGCCGTACTCGTCCTGGAGGCGAGTGAGGGCGGCGCACTGAAAACTGCGCGCAAAGGTGTGTCCGGCTACGAACTGAACATTGCCGGACGCGCGTCGCACGCCGGACTCGAACCCCAGCGCGGCGTCAACACGACCACCGAACTGGCCCACCAGGTGCTCGCGTTGTCCGCAATCGCCGATCCGGCGACCGGCACCACGGTGACGCCGACCGTGGCCTCCTCCGGCACCACCCGCAACACGGTGCCCGATGCGGCCCGGCTGCTGGTCGACGTACGGGTGGAGACGGCCGCCGAACAGGACCGGGTGGACCGTGCCATGCAGGGTCTCGCACCGGTGCTCGCGGGCGCCTCGCTCAAGCTCTCCGGCGGCCCGGACCGGGCGCCGCTGCAGGCGAGCGCGTCGGCGGAGCTGTTCGAACTCGCCCGAAACCGCTATGCGGAGCTGGGCTTCGGCTCACTGTGCGGCGTCGCAGTCGGCGGCGGATCAGACGGCAACCTCACCGCCGGAGCGGGCACGCCCACGCTCGACGGCCTCGGGGCCGTGGGCGGCGGGGCGCACGCGGACGACGAGCATGTGGTCGTCGCCGAACTGCCCCGCCGCGCCGCACTGGTGGCCTCCCTGGTGGACTCGCTCGTACACGAGCCGCTGCTCCGACCCGGCCGGGTGACATCGTGAACGGCACGGAGGCGGCTGCCGCGGCAGCCGCCTCCGACCTGGCCGCGCACCGTGCCGGCGTGACCGTCACGGAGCTGCACGGGCTGGACGAGATGCTGGTGGCCTGCCAGGTGCTGGACCGGGTCTGGCGGCCCGATCCCGGCAACCCGCTGATCACCCCGGAGCTGCTGAGGGTCTTCGCCCACTCCGGCAGCTATGTCGTCGGTGTCCACCAGGACGGCCGGATGGTCGGATTCTGCCTGGGCTTCCTGGCCACCGCCGGACTGCACTCGCACATCGCCGGGGTGGACGACAGCGTCCGGGGCCGCAATGTCGGCTTCGCCGTCAAACTCCATCAGCGGGCCTGGGCGCTGGCCCGTGGCATCACCGCGGTCACCTGGACCTTCGACCCGCTGATCAGCCGCAACGCCTACTTCAACCTGGCCAAACTGGGGGCGGCGCCGAGCGAGTACCTGGCCGACTTCTACGGCGCGATGCAGGACGAGGTCAATGCCGGGACCGAGACGGACCGGCTGATGGTCCGCTGGGAGCTGACCGGCCAACACGCCGTCGCAGCCGCCGCGGGCACACCTCACATCGTCATGGTCGACGACGCCGGTGCGCACGCCGTGGTCGGTCTGGACGCCAAGCCCGACGGCGGCCCCGCCGTCGGGCGCCGGGACGGCGAAACCGTCCTCGTCCGGATCCCCACGGAGGTAGAGACACTGCGCCGCACCGACCCGACCCTGGCCCGCGAGTGGCGGTACGCGCTGCGCGAGGTACTCGGCGGCCTGATGGCCGAGGGGCACACCGTCACCGGATTCACCCGGGACGGCTGGTACGTGATCGACAAACGTCAGGAGAGGCAGGCATGAAGCTCGTCGGTGTGGAACTGCGCCGGATCGCGATGCCGCTGGTCGCACCGTTCCGAACCTCGTTCGCCACCATGACCGCCCGGGAGATTCTGCTGGTCAGGGTCGAGACCGAGCACCACGAGGGCTACGGCGAATGCGTCACGATGGCCGATCCGCTGTACTCCTCGGAGTACACCGTGGCCGCGGCGGACGTGCTGAGCAGCTATCTCGTGCCCGCGCTCGCCGCCCTGCCGGCACTCGACCCCTGGGCGGTCGCCCCGGCACTGGCCGCGTTCAAGGGGCACCGGATGGCCAAGGCCGCACTGGAGACCGCGGTGCTGGACGCCTGGCTGCGCGTCCATGAACTGTCGATGGGGCAGTGGCTGGGGGCGACGGCCGAGCGGGTGCCGGCCGGGGTGTCGGTCGGCATCATGGACTCGATCCCCGCACTGCTCGACGCCGTCGACGGCTATCTCGCCGAGGGCTACCTGCGGATCAAGCTGAAGATCGAACCCGGCTGGGACGTGGAACCCGTGCGCGCGGTCCGGGAGCGCTTCGGCGACGACGTACTGCTCCAGGTCGACGCCAACACCGCGTACACCCTCGCCGACGCCGCACAGCTGGCCCGGCTCGACCCGTACGGGCTGCTGCTGATCGAACAGCCCCTGGACGAGGAGGACATCCGGGGACACGCGGCGCTGGCCGAGCGGGTGCGCACCCCCATCTGTCTGGACGAGTCCATCGTCTCCGCCCGCTCGGCGGCCGACGCGATCGCCATGGGTGCCTGCTCGGTCGTCAACATCAAGCCGGGGCGGGTCGGCGGCTATCTGGAGGCCCGGCGGATCCACGACGTGTGCGCCGCGCAC of Streptomyces sp. NBC_01363 contains these proteins:
- a CDS encoding M20 family metallopeptidase, producing MTAIATALEAGLPGLLADIEELVRSESPSEDLAAVAECARVVSGLGTRLTGAAPQWLDGSGTPALRWRFGSGDRVLLLGHFDTVWPVGSLAGHPCEVAGGRLTGPGCFDMKAGVVQLFHALSVLDDLDGVSVLLTGDEEIGSPTSRTLIEAEARRTRAVLVLEASEGGALKTARKGVSGYELNIAGRASHAGLEPQRGVNTTTELAHQVLALSAIADPATGTTVTPTVASSGTTRNTVPDAARLLVDVRVETAAEQDRVDRAMQGLAPVLAGASLKLSGGPDRAPLQASASAELFELARNRYAELGFGSLCGVAVGGGSDGNLTAGAGTPTLDGLGAVGGGAHADDEHVVVAELPRRAALVASLVDSLVHEPLLRPGRVTS
- a CDS encoding GNAT family N-acetyltransferase, which produces MNGTEAAAAAAASDLAAHRAGVTVTELHGLDEMLVACQVLDRVWRPDPGNPLITPELLRVFAHSGSYVVGVHQDGRMVGFCLGFLATAGLHSHIAGVDDSVRGRNVGFAVKLHQRAWALARGITAVTWTFDPLISRNAYFNLAKLGAAPSEYLADFYGAMQDEVNAGTETDRLMVRWELTGQHAVAAAAGTPHIVMVDDAGAHAVVGLDAKPDGGPAVGRRDGETVLVRIPTEVETLRRTDPTLAREWRYALREVLGGLMAEGHTVTGFTRDGWYVIDKRQERQA
- the menC gene encoding o-succinylbenzoate synthase, with translation MKLVGVELRRIAMPLVAPFRTSFATMTAREILLVRVETEHHEGYGECVTMADPLYSSEYTVAAADVLSSYLVPALAALPALDPWAVAPALAAFKGHRMAKAALETAVLDAWLRVHELSMGQWLGATAERVPAGVSVGIMDSIPALLDAVDGYLAEGYLRIKLKIEPGWDVEPVRAVRERFGDDVLLQVDANTAYTLADAAQLARLDPYGLLLIEQPLDEEDIRGHAALAERVRTPICLDESIVSARSAADAIAMGACSVVNIKPGRVGGYLEARRIHDVCAAHSVPVWCGGMLETGLGRAANVALAALPGFTLPGDTSASDRYYRTDITEPFVLKDGHLDVPRAPGLGLSPIPEQLAAVTESTEWISR